A region from the Kribbella shirazensis genome encodes:
- a CDS encoding DUF4365 domain-containing protein has protein sequence MSRRMAARGKTGSLGESMAEVIFQKIGWAPPTRFREDIGNDFITFARDTVSAGDVEATFDLAAPVLLQVKSSQEKYVKPKHRVNGRPGWWFEETDTDHFDHWLEFEWPYLLVFVDTANQIGYWAHVHGPAIKKTGKGRKIFVPADQRVDPDALDALNRIANTTRMNGLEGAVWDGKLTDLPPADRLRHALLMSRLVAPHPNRSPSALSTEEAVAMLMRGRFNELVHWSRDGLCPDPKSWATSKNWGWRFAHGLRVLMSENDDSALAALAVTARATFERSATMVVRACLAYISGEPRTALDLLKPTRYTKPADRGWILAQRAHVLLELDQPEEAAAAAKEALFALKALAGDLTVSTIRGGCAALLFSTSEFGRGDIEETIAAQDNAGSWWRAQDVSHALGQDLTSRFSAWSANGDTRFTAANARDDLMTTAWTAAFSGAWGAWRHLALQIGEVTLISTSEFDHVASALNLMALAGDKTEIKKAADRIWVAGPTSALCTVLIELASDPWPKRTEGPAMALFAAGGDLLDAELADRVINRAIALLEDDGPVRQLGGGWASRWNELGGAIPRVLTAASPATHQVIADLIAASYDGDEGVVQALNRIARSLDLAHVEKTTVEHLVTAASERDDHYGLEMLEILGSRLPKAVAELRRRANEGSNAAFRSLLVTGSTQRDDYLALGRSVGKTVKQMLADAAGVNGTFKYSGYQIDQLHDLTLSAYHTGDNRLWKAVTDAVTAGILPGAQVQRTLEMLARHFTKLPAHVQRRLKKAAPTLKSAPTRLFIGESDRFNSAVTALRVAAGTLPEDEMWPVLLELRRTEPVGFVELLALRSSPHTHAFLASATVDPDPEVRAAAGYNLVRYASEHPEQHDTVLATLIAALEVNEGCRMALAIAVALVEYDLPAFGPIADVLATHPSAIVRRHLMQPERPEASRSTT, from the coding sequence ATGAGTAGGCGTATGGCGGCGCGAGGCAAGACGGGTTCGCTGGGCGAATCCATGGCTGAGGTCATCTTCCAGAAGATCGGCTGGGCTCCGCCCACCCGGTTCCGCGAGGACATCGGGAACGACTTCATCACCTTCGCGCGTGACACAGTCTCCGCAGGAGACGTCGAGGCTACCTTCGATCTCGCCGCTCCGGTTCTGCTGCAAGTGAAGTCAAGTCAAGAGAAGTATGTGAAGCCGAAGCACAGGGTCAATGGCCGGCCTGGCTGGTGGTTCGAGGAAACGGACACCGATCATTTCGACCACTGGCTTGAGTTCGAGTGGCCGTACCTGCTCGTCTTCGTGGATACTGCGAACCAGATTGGCTATTGGGCCCATGTTCATGGCCCCGCGATCAAGAAGACTGGCAAGGGCCGCAAGATCTTCGTGCCAGCCGACCAACGGGTTGATCCGGACGCGTTGGATGCGCTGAATCGCATCGCCAACACGACCAGGATGAATGGTCTCGAAGGCGCAGTTTGGGACGGCAAACTGACCGACCTTCCGCCCGCTGACCGCTTGCGGCACGCGTTGCTGATGTCGCGCTTGGTCGCACCTCACCCGAACCGATCGCCGTCTGCGCTCAGCACGGAAGAGGCGGTTGCGATGCTCATGCGCGGCCGATTCAACGAACTCGTCCACTGGTCAAGGGACGGCTTGTGTCCTGATCCCAAATCGTGGGCCACCTCCAAGAATTGGGGCTGGCGCTTCGCGCACGGACTGCGTGTCCTGATGTCGGAGAACGACGATTCAGCGCTTGCTGCGCTCGCGGTGACCGCGCGGGCGACATTCGAGCGCAGCGCGACGATGGTCGTTCGCGCATGCCTCGCGTACATCTCCGGGGAGCCAAGGACCGCGCTCGACCTTCTGAAACCGACGCGGTACACAAAGCCGGCAGACCGCGGCTGGATCCTTGCACAGCGCGCGCATGTGCTCCTTGAACTCGATCAGCCCGAGGAGGCCGCAGCCGCGGCCAAGGAAGCCTTGTTCGCACTGAAGGCCCTCGCCGGAGATCTGACCGTCAGCACCATCCGCGGGGGATGCGCTGCGCTCTTGTTCTCAACATCGGAATTCGGGCGAGGTGACATCGAGGAAACCATCGCTGCGCAGGACAATGCCGGGTCGTGGTGGCGGGCGCAGGACGTGAGTCATGCGCTCGGTCAGGACTTGACCTCTCGATTCAGCGCCTGGAGCGCCAACGGTGACACGCGGTTCACCGCGGCTAACGCCAGAGACGACTTGATGACTACAGCGTGGACGGCGGCGTTCAGCGGAGCATGGGGCGCGTGGCGTCACCTCGCACTGCAGATCGGCGAGGTGACCCTTATCTCGACTTCGGAGTTTGATCACGTCGCGAGCGCGCTCAATCTGATGGCACTCGCCGGAGACAAGACTGAGATCAAGAAGGCTGCAGACCGCATTTGGGTCGCAGGCCCGACATCCGCTCTCTGCACCGTCCTCATCGAGCTCGCGTCCGACCCCTGGCCCAAGCGGACCGAAGGTCCTGCCATGGCTCTGTTCGCCGCTGGCGGTGACCTCCTGGACGCCGAACTTGCCGACCGCGTCATCAACCGCGCCATCGCACTGCTCGAGGACGACGGGCCTGTGCGCCAGCTCGGCGGAGGTTGGGCCAGCCGCTGGAACGAGCTCGGCGGTGCAATCCCTCGAGTCCTCACTGCTGCATCGCCGGCAACTCACCAGGTGATTGCGGACCTGATCGCGGCCTCCTATGACGGTGACGAGGGCGTGGTGCAAGCTCTGAATCGCATCGCACGCAGCCTCGACCTGGCCCACGTCGAGAAGACCACGGTCGAGCACCTGGTCACGGCCGCATCCGAGCGCGATGACCACTACGGCCTCGAGATGCTAGAGATCCTTGGCAGCAGGTTGCCGAAGGCCGTCGCAGAACTGCGCCGCCGCGCAAACGAAGGGTCCAACGCTGCCTTCCGGAGTCTATTAGTCACAGGTTCCACCCAACGCGATGACTACCTGGCACTCGGGCGGAGCGTCGGCAAGACCGTCAAACAGATGCTCGCGGACGCGGCTGGTGTCAACGGCACGTTCAAGTACTCGGGCTACCAGATCGACCAACTGCATGACCTGACATTGAGCGCATATCACACCGGTGACAACCGCCTCTGGAAGGCGGTGACCGACGCAGTGACCGCTGGCATCCTTCCTGGCGCGCAGGTGCAACGGACGCTCGAGATGCTCGCGCGGCACTTCACCAAGCTCCCCGCACATGTACAGCGCCGCCTCAAGAAGGCGGCACCGACACTGAAGAGTGCACCAACGCGGCTGTTCATCGGCGAGAGCGATCGATTCAACTCAGCTGTGACGGCGCTCAGGGTTGCTGCTGGGACGCTCCCCGAGGACGAGATGTGGCCTGTTCTCCTCGAGCTACGCAGAACGGAACCCGTCGGCTTTGTGGAATTGCTCGCACTACGCTCGAGCCCTCATACCCACGCGTTCCTGGCCAGCGCCACTGTAGATCCGGATCCGGAGGTGCGCGCGGCAGCCGGCTACAACCTCGTCAGGTACGCAAGTGAGCACCCGGAGCAGCACGACACTGTTCTAGCGACCCTTATCGCCGCGTTGGAGGTCAACGAGGGCTGCAGGATGGCGCTCGCAATTGCTGTGGCCCTCGTTGAGTACGACCTACCAGCATTTGGGCCCATCGCGGATGTTCTCGCCACGCATCCGTCGGCCATAGTGCGGCGACACCTCATGCAACCTGAGCGACCGGAAGCTAGTCGAAGTACAACGTAG
- a CDS encoding HD domain-containing protein, with the protein MMTAQEARSLARRLLADELPRRWAHTQGVAARARELASILGDQAELIEAAAFLHDIGYSSALESTGFHPLDGARHLRDVVGVDPVICRLVAHHTGALIEADERGIDRLSEEFPLPDEFLLDALTYCDLTAAVDGCQVDVEERLNEILFRYPPGHVVHRSIARSAHALRRAAANIERRLIA; encoded by the coding sequence ATGATGACTGCGCAGGAGGCACGATCGCTGGCGCGTCGGTTGCTGGCCGACGAGCTGCCGCGTCGCTGGGCGCACACCCAAGGGGTTGCTGCTCGCGCCCGCGAACTGGCGTCCATCCTCGGAGACCAAGCCGAGCTGATCGAGGCGGCCGCCTTCCTTCATGACATCGGCTACTCGTCTGCACTGGAATCGACAGGTTTCCATCCGCTCGATGGGGCTCGGCACCTTCGCGACGTAGTCGGCGTGGACCCGGTGATCTGCCGTCTTGTCGCGCATCACACCGGCGCGTTGATCGAGGCAGACGAGCGGGGCATTGACAGGCTCTCGGAAGAGTTCCCCCTGCCCGATGAGTTCCTGCTCGATGCCCTGACGTACTGCGACCTGACCGCCGCGGTCGACGGATGCCAGGTCGACGTCGAGGAACGTCTGAACGAGATCCTGTTCCGCTACCCACCCGGCCACGTTGTACACCGCTCGATTGCCAGATCTGCACATGCGCTCCGGAGAGCGGCCGCGAACATCGAGCGGCGCCTGATCGCCTGA